Within the Salvia hispanica cultivar TCC Black 2014 chromosome 4, UniMelb_Shisp_WGS_1.0, whole genome shotgun sequence genome, the region ATCCTTCGATATAATCTTGTACAATGCTAGGTATCCACGttacttatttaattgtgCAATAAATTCGTTATTGATCTACTCAAATAGTACTGTATTAAATATCATCTTTGTGTATTAAAAACCTATGAATAAGTTATCAAGAATTAAAGAAGTAAAAGGTATTCaaacattaaattatagtatcaaaaattttgatcaaatcaTATGTACAACATATGCACTCTATATACACCTATAGTTACATATATTATGTGGcatatttgtttatataaatatccataaaagcttaaatttgcaaaaaagaaataaccAGTATAATCAAGTTGCATAGAAACAATGACACCGtacgaaattttaatttgatataaaaaaaatatagctATTATTTATTGAGCAAAAACCTATAGCATAATGTAATTTCATCACAGAGTCTAGAAGCATACTCCGTacaatatagtaatatttgtaattagacatttgttataattaaattctttatataaaataaatatatcatatatctgtagcatattttaaataacaatttcttagtaaaatataaaaaaggagataataaacataaacaaatgATAGGTGCCGCCCAACTACTAGAATCAATGGCAGCAAGTTAACTAAATAGCAGAGTAATAGACAATGGTTACCAATTCCGATCTAGCTTTAATGATGTCTATTCCATTAGGAGTTCCATTAATGGGCgtcacgggttttaagaaatgttaagaaaagtgggtggaaaaaagttagtagaatagaaatctcacttgtatatattagttttaaataaaaggtgagtgaaatgagttagtggaaggtgggaaccctattaccatttatggtaaaagtgaaccgggactcctattcacggacatactaaaatggaaaaatggaactcctattcgcggacggagggagtactactactaatatactaatattagcTTTATTTCAAAGTATCTTGAAGCAAAACGATTCATAATCACTTAAATATGACGAAAtagaataattgaattatggAAGGCCCAACCAACAATGACATCTTACTGTCATACAAACCACCCATCCACCGACTGTTAACtagatattttattcaaaGTTATGGGTTTTCATGATTCACCATTTATTTATGAGTTGAGGGGAAAATAGGGCAACATGTGATCCGATAATAAGATTTCAANNNNNNNNNNNNNNNNNNNNNNNNNNNNNNNNNNNNNNNNNNNNNNNNNNNNNNNNNNNNNNNNNNNNNNNNNNNNNNNNNNNNNNNNNNNNNNNNNNNNTactaatatactaatatactaatattagcTTTATTTCAAAGTATCTTGAAATAAAGCAAAACGATTCATAATCACTTAAATATGACGAAAtagaataattgaattatggAAGGCCCAACCAACAATGACATCTCACTGTCATACAAACCACCCATCCACCGACTGTTAACtagatattttattcaaaGTTATGGGTTTTCATGATTCACCATTTATTTATGAGTTGAGGGGAAAATAGGGCAACATGTGATCCGATAATAAGATTTCAAGTTTCCCTACATACATTGCATTTATGTGTAGCAACATGATCCAATATTTTGAGAATTCCCAGATACTAAAATGATATGATTCCTATATGATAATGAAAGCATCATCTCTTTATTCTGTTAACAAAAGCAAAGCAAATCACTCTGACACATACACCAAGCCCAGAGCCTTGCAAAGAATATTTTGACCACGAGGTCACACCAACCTGGACAAGTTAATATATACAGACTGTATTCATACGAATTCTCACAACTCCAATGATCTTGAGATAATTAATAATCAGAGCAAATTGGCAGACacacaacaaataaaaataatgtagcatGCCCATCAACATTTGCTAGAGCTAGAATTCGAATGCCAAAAAGTtcaccaaaatggaaaaatctGATATTTTATCGGATAACAAGAATATCGACAAACCTCGACAAATACCAATCACACTAAACTGCAGATTCCAAATATAGACTGCAAATAATAGAGAGGACGACAGTATGCGGGCAACCCATAAGCCAACAAGTTACCTATACAACATATTAAACTGCCACTCAAATATATCATCAGCCAAAAAGTTAGCTCCACTTTCATGCCTTCCCGTTCGTGCGCAGAGGAGTGATTATAGTAGTCTAAGTCAGAAGCACACCTATCGTTTTTCCACGAACCCTCATCATCTTTGcatcattttcttctcttccCACAACCAAAGAGCCATTGGCATGCTTGTTACGATTATACAAACAACAGTGAAAGGgtgaaattagaaaatgagaAGGACGAAACAACCAAATCCCTCAATGTTGTGACTGGATTATCTGCTATTGTGAGTCAGGCCGCTTCTTGTTACAGTCCTGCAGATAATTATGCgttaattcataaattatggTGATGGTCTCAAATAAAGACTCAGAGCAAAACAGAAGGGGGGCTCTCATGGACGTACATAATAAGTGCAGATGATAACTATTAACAACATTAAGTGAAgcaccacaaaaaaaaaattattgatactGGGAGGGGGGGGGGAGCAATATGCATCTCTCAAAAATCTTGACAAGTTTTATGCATGCAAATAAGAATATAAGATGACTAAACGACTTCTGTTGGGCAGTAGTTCATGTCATAATCATGGGCATCCAGCATTTAGTCGAGCTTGAATATGAACAATTGCTTCAAAAACAATTATGTGCTGCACAGgaaaattaagttattaatCCTAATCGATATGCTTCCAAACCACATCAGGCAAAGGAAGACTAAGCAGCTCAATGTGAAATCGTGACAGTTATGATTCAAATACTGAACCCACATTGAACAATCCAATGCATGGTTTccaagaaataaatatcattagtTGGTACAACAATGAATAGTTAGCCATCATGATTCGACACACGAAGTCAACAAAATAGGCTGCTATTTAATGTTGGCATACGGTGGAGAGGTCAACGTAGCTGGGACAATATCAGAAAACCAGGACACATCATGTGACAAGACCAGTGTGCTAAGGAGAACATGagcaaaagacaaaaaaatgcTCAGCATAAACTAGGTGACTTTTAGGagaagattttaaaaaatgagtctACCGGAAAATGCAatgtataatataaaaaaaattaaaccacACAAATATAGTGGAATAGATGATATATAATATCAGAGATAGAGGATATGAAAATGGGTATTTGCCAAAAAATTTACACACCAAGTATGCAAAGGTccataaaaaagaattaaaccATTAGCAGCTAACAGTGTACTAATGCATCTAAGATTCCATAGGCAGCTAACAGTGTACTAATGCATCCAAGATTCAGTTCCCATGCTACGCGTGtccagaatttttttttgcatctGATCCACAGCATATATACCTAAAGGCTAGAGAAAGACTAACAAGGAAAAATACTTAAGACAGGTTTACTCATCAAGACAATCCTAGTATGAATAGATTTTTGGCATACGCAGTCAAGTAACTACGTTTCTAAATACTAATATAAGTCAAATCAGTTCCTGCTGTTCGGAACCAACGACAATATATTTCCAGTAGGTGTCTTCTAATGGAAAACCAAGCACAATAGAACTTCCAAGCATACTCTATGTTATGATAATGATACAATGGGGAATGGAGTGGGAGTGGGTGGAGTCATTGGCCCTTGTCAAGAACTAATACAGCATACCTTCCAGGAAGCATCTGAGAGCTGTTCACTGAACTCTTTGAATTACCCAACCTTTTGGACTTATTATCATGTTCCTTGTCCACCCGCATTGCAGCCACCTCCTTCTCCATAGCAGCCACCTCCCTTCTCATCTTTTTGGCCTCCACTTCCATTGCTTTAGTCAAAGTTTCTACCTTCCTTGCTAACATCTGATTGTGGAAAGGACCAAAAACCTTTAGCATTAAGACAATAGCAACAAAGGACTTAGAAAGGAAAGAAATCAACCTCAATTGCATCATCCTTGTCTTTGAGGCTTTGATCCTTTTCATGGCAAGCCTTCCTCAATGAAATCACCTCTTTTTGTAACATATCGTATAACAACCCAGGCACACTATCTTCTTTTTCAGTAACTTGTATGTCACTAGGTTTTTCTACTTGAGTTGCTTTCCATGCACTACTTTCTGTCTCAGTTTCCTTAGTTCCATCACAAGATTGGCTCTGCTTAAAGTTTGGTCCTAGTCCATTTAAGAGAACTTTGGACCTGTCCAAAGATCTTGAACCACCATCAAATGACTTTGATGTCCCTTTTGCATGTTTCAAGACTGAACTGCTACCAGAAGATCTTAATTGGAATGATGGTGATCTCTTGGGTAAGAAGCCATTGGAAGtcaattttgaaatgttaTCAGCTCCACCCAGCGACTGGCGTCGTAAAGGGCCATTGCTTGAGCTTCTTCCCTCTGGTGTACCACGAGTTGCTGTGTTTGGTGATCTCAAAGTCTCTTCAAGAACTTTCAAACGTAGCTGATACTTTTCCTGGTGAGGAAGATATATGTTTAGattcattatattttagtcAAGCTTTCTGATTTTAAAACAACATAGTAAAATAAGCCATTTACTTTCAACTGGGCTTCAGATCTTGCTGCCCTCTCAGTGATGGCTAGCTTGTCCTTGAGTGTCTGCATCTCCCCCTTTGAAGATAGAGAATGATATTATGAGAACTTACTCTCAAAGTATTGACTTGTGAAAACTACTACTCCCACTATCacatacatataattttgACAAGCAAAGAAAGGATGTATAACTAAATACCTGCAAGAACCTTCTTTCTTCTAACCATTGTTTGACAGGCATTACTTTGTCATTAGCATCTTTCCATTCATTAGCCACCACAGTTGCTACTCTATTAGCCGTTACCTTGGCACGAGCTAATTCCCGATCAAgagtttttctttcttcctgaaattaaaatagttttagTCACTTatgcaaagaaaataatagaatagttTTGTACAAGTAATGATGATTTGAACAGTGTTGATGCGTATAGAACATTACATTCATCTCCTGAACTTTACGTTGGTAGTCCCGTACAGCATTGGCAGCTGCGCCACCAGCAAGCACAGCCTCTTCGAGTTCACGTACAGTTTGCGTAAGTTTTTCAACCTCGGCAACCTTTTGCCGATGCATTTTGTCTAGTATCTTATTTTCTTCCTGATCAAGCATATATGATCTTTCATTAGAGGAAGAAGACAAATCTGTCTGCCTTCAAACttcttttagaaaaaaaaaagagagaacatCACAAACCTGGCAAATTTCTATCTGCTTCATCAGTTCTTGGTTCTTGTTTTGAAGGTCATCGACCATAGAAGCTTTTGCCAGTGCTACCTGTACAGTTCTCTC harbors:
- the LOC125218564 gene encoding microtubule-associated protein 70-2-like, producing MAEVSGEGSAAFAAERNPGEASGNAQTSTPLTVSASFKEGSSKGSSRRRASVRPSLDADEFINLLHGSDPVKVELNRLENEVRDKDRELGEAHSQIKALKLSERLREKAVEELTDELGKVDEKLKLTESLLESKNLEIKRINDEKKASMAAQFAAEATLRRVHAAQKDDDMPPIEAILAPLEAELKLARQEMSKLQDDNKALDRLTKSKEAALLEAERTVQVALAKASMVDDLQNKNQELMKQIEICQEENKILDKMHRQKVAEVEKLTQTVRELEEAVLAGGAAANAVRDYQRKVQEMNEERKTLDRELARAKVTANRVATVVANEWKDANDKVMPVKQWLEERRFLQGEMQTLKDKLAITERAARSEAQLKEKYQLRLKVLEETLRSPNTATRGTPEGRSSSNGPLRRQSLGGADNISKLTSNGFLPKRSPSFQLRSSGSSSVLKHAKGTSKSFDGGSRSLDRSKVLLNGLGPNFKQSQSCDGTKETETESSAWKATQVEKPSDIQVTEKEDSVPGLLYDMLQKEVISLRKACHEKDQSLKDKDDAIEMLARKVETLTKAMEVEAKKMRREVAAMEKEVAAMRVDKEHDNKSKRLGNSKSSVNSSQMLPGRTVTRSGLTHNSR